A genomic region of Papaver somniferum cultivar HN1 chromosome 7, ASM357369v1, whole genome shotgun sequence contains the following coding sequences:
- the LOC113299767 gene encoding protein MLN51 homolog: protein MVEKGDEEEQEYESDPEEAPLPLTMRRREASDDEEGEEEDSRMDRRRGGGGGGGGGGVVGVSDGESDGQGGVDYESEEEESEIEEEEEEEEEDEEEEYVGERDRVISGNDGNEVSGGVLESGGGGDNGDGEGEESVDKVEGEGEKKENEPFAVPTAGAFYMHDDRFRESSGGGESSGGGGRHRRTLGGRKLWESKDNRKWGHDKFEELSLQEPKNDKERKRGGYRGRGKKRGTDHGYVRTNRTRNYDDNNDQNSVPKSVKGRGPGKYEPSVRNNGDAPPNQNKHSGRTYETTMSNSNSGRTSNHTHQNAQSNPAAPRKHVFASSLSSASPPFYPSGSSNQDVIVAQKRDVQAGPSEKFSVPHANSLARGKTVVDPIVKGRQYINEPVRPLVGKFSNMQLQSSGSSRVSSNQTPQYRPKVKSPEVVAQHNYQSTSSPNHGNIGSMQYAVVQQKPVNPVQPVRISTQQMAQHPGSGSQASSPPKGSSTNSSEPGETESPTGSSKSKTALVSKGKGSAQGSERGTFLYNGAQVVGAAGNMGVVHSDQKYPGTPALFPVMQFAGQHNGGLGVPAVGMALPGYVAQPQLGFGNSEMTWVPVLANAAGALGAPYCSPYLPVDGTYYAQPSGQTSSSASRDVSTNKQNIDWKPPAERPELANDEFGQRQNKSRRYSEMSFGQ from the exons atggtggaaaagggagatgaagaagaacaagagtatGAAAGTGATCCAGAAGAAGCACCGTTACCATtaacgatgagaagaagagaagcaagtgatgatgaagaaggagaagaagaagattcgaGAATGGatcgaagaagaggaggaggaggaggaggaggaggaggaggagttgTTGGTGTTTCAGATGGTGAATCAGATGGTCAAGGAGGTGTTGATTATGAGTCTGAGGAAGAGGAATCggaaattgaggaggaggaggaggaggaggaggaagatgaagaagaagagtatgtaggtgagagagatagagttaTCAGTGGTAATGATGGGAATGAGGTTTCTGGTGGTGTTTTGgaatctggtggtggtggtgataatggtGATGGGGAGGGTGAAGAATCAGTGGATAAAGTTGAAGGAGAAGGTGAGAAGAAAGAGAATGAACCATTTGCTGTTCCTACTGCTGGTGCTTTTTATATGCATGATGATCGTTTTCGAGAAAGTAGCGGCGGTGGAGAAAgtagcggcggtggtggtcgtcaCAG GCGTACTCTTGGTGGGAGGAAATTGTGGGAATCCAAAGATAACAGGAAATGGGGGCATGATAAATTTGAAGAACTGAGTTTGCAAGAACCAAAAAATGACAAG GAAAGGAAAAGAGGTGGTTATAGGGGTCGTGGAAAGAAACGAGGTACTGATCATGGGTATGTTAGAACAAACAGGACCAGAAACTATGATGACAATAATGATCAAAATAGTGTCCCGAAGAGTGTGAAAGGAAGAGGTCCCGGAAAATATGAACCTTCTGTGAGGAATAATGGTGATGCTCCGCCAAATCAGAACAAACA TTCTGGAAGGACTTATGAGACAACAATGAGTAATAGTAATTCAGGGAGGACATCCAACCACACACACCAAAATGCTCAGTCTAATCCTGCTGCTCCGCGTAAACATGTTTTTGCGTCTAGCTTAAGCTCTGCTTCTCCTCCATTTTATCCTTCTGGTTCTTCCAATCAAGATGTGATAGTAGCACAGAAAAGAGATGTGCAAGCTGGACCTTCTGAGAAGTTCTCAGTGCCTCATGCCAATTCATTGGCCAGAGGAAAAACTGTTGTGGATCCTATTGTGAAGGGCAGGCAGTATATCAATGAGCCTGTTCGACCACTTGTTGGGAAATTTTCCAATATGCAGTTACAGTCATCTGGATCTTCGAGAGTGAGTTCAAATCAAACTCCGCAATATAGGCCTAAGGTAAAGAGTCCAGAGGTTGTGGCACAACATAACTATCAATCAACCTCTTCTCCCAACCATGGCAACATAGGTTCTATGCAGTATGCTGTTGTTCAACAGAAGCCTGTAAACCCAGTTCAGCCTGTAAGAATCTCCACTCAGCAGATGGCTCAACATCCCGGTTCTGGTTCTCAAGCATCCTCTCCACCTAAAGGGTCGTCGACGAACTCATCTGAACCTGGAGAAACAGAATCTCCAACAGGATCCAGTAAATCCAAGACTGCGCTTGTTAGTAAAGGAAAAGGTAGTGCTCAAGGAAGTGAGAGGGGTACTTTTCTCTACAATGGAGCGCAGGTTGTTGGAGCAGCTGGGAACATGGGTGTTGTACATAGTGATCAAAAATATCCTGGCACTCCAGCGCTTTTTCCAG TTATGCAATTTGCGGGACAGCACAATGGTGGCCTTGGAGTCCCTGCTGTTGGTATGGCACTTCCTGGATATGTTGCCCAACCACAACTTGGATTTGGGAATTCTGAGATGACTTG GGTACCAGTCCTGGCAAATGCTGCTGGTGCTTTAGGGGCACCGTACTGTTCGCCCTATTTACCTGTTGATGGTACTTATTATGCTCAGCCATCAGgacaaacatcttcatctgccTCAAG AGATGTGAGTACGAATAAACAAAATATAGACTGGAAGCCTCCAGCAGAAAGACCTG AGCTCGCGAACGATGAATTTGGGCAGCGACAGAACAAGTCTCGCAG ATATTCGGAGATGAGCTTTGGCCAGTGA
- the LOC113299765 gene encoding probable E3 ubiquitin-protein ligase RNF217: MEETELQELEISTTSGNGTNFFTWEICLQIVPVDKQFKSMEMSGCLHPYCTDCVAKYIQEKVIQHNMSEIKCANPDCNVMLDASLCQSALPNGVFEKWCRVLCESLVLLDSSNGGVAYGRSYCPFRDCAELILNECVRISASNKITISNCPNCKQLFCFHCMVPWTENHRCRRHETVIDIDSTDVLFMEMVMRRGLVRCPNCFRYVEHKGGCALIKCRCQTRFCYNCGRTRCVCKCDWCGWLFDIFQILLVILLLYFIIYK; this comes from the exons ATGGAGGAAACTGAACTGCAAGAACTCGAAATCTCTACTACTTCCGGTAATGGTACCAATTTTTTCACTtgggaaatctgtttgcaaatAGTTCCGGTGGATAAGCAATTCAAGAGCATGGAGATGAGTGGATGCTTGCATCCTTATTGTACTGATTGTGTCGCCAAATATATTCAAGAAAAGGTGATCCAACACAACATGTCTGAGATAAAGTGCGCTAATCCCGACTGCAATGTCATGCTGGACGCTTCCTTGTGCCAATCTGCACTCCCTAACggagtctttgaaaagtggtGCCGTGTTCTTTGTGAATCACTAGTACTCTTGGATTCATCGAATGGCGGGGTGGCGTACGGAAGATCTTATTGTCCTTTTCGCGATTGTGCTGAGTTGATTTTAAACGAGTGCGTTAGAATTTCAGCCTCCAACAAGATTACAATATCAAACTGTCCAAATTGCAAacagctattttgttttcattgtaTGGTTCCATGGACGGAAAATCATAGATGTAGAAGACATGAAACGGTAATTGATATTGATAGTACCGATGTTTTGTTCATGGAGATGGTTATGCGCAGGGGATTGGTACGATGTCCAAATTGCTTCCGTTATGTTGAACATAAAGGAGGTTGTGCTCTCATCAAATGCAG GTGTCAAACCAGATTTTGCTACAACTGTGGAAGGACGAGATGTGTATGCAAGTGCGACTGGTGCGGGTGGCTGTTTGATATTTTTCAGATACTACTCGTCATCTTGTTACTCTATTTCATAATCTACAAATGA
- the LOC113299766 gene encoding protein SODIUM POTASSIUM ROOT DEFECTIVE 2-like: MGKLTFGKVLDCFCVSPKGSSSCFCINSLEALEDDDFDRKPLIGKERSHQLMKLGDLVNGTQTLASQLKPKMVELRVSMHCNGCAKKVEKHISKMDGVISYQVDLENKKVVVIGHVLPYEVLESVSKVKNAEIWTSPYVN, translated from the exons ATGGGGAAGCTAACATTTGGCAAAGTGTTGGATTGTTTTTGTGTGTCACCTAAAGGTTCAAGCTCTTGTTTTTGTATAAACTCTTTAGAAGCACtggaagatgatgattttgataGAAAACCATTGATTGGAAAAGAAAGAAGTCATCAGTTGATGAAATTGGGAGATCTTGTTAATGGAACACAAACTTTAGCTTCTCAGTTGAAACCAAAG ATGGTGGAGCTAAGGGTTTCAATGCATTGCAATGGTTGtgcaaaaaaagttgaaaaacataTCTCAAAGATGGATG GAGTGATATCTTATCAAGTGGACTTGGAAaacaagaaggtggtggtgataggGCATGTTTTGCCATATGAAGTGTTGGAGAGCGTATCCAAGGTGAAGAATGCAGAGATATGGACATCTCCTTATGTTAATTGA